In one Asterias amurensis chromosome 9, ASM3211899v1 genomic region, the following are encoded:
- the LOC139942131 gene encoding somatostatin receptor type 2-like: MEGNLHSDLSTQVSSAKMYSLTTQHPIYQGEDTTDYWDNSSSDANSNATENIQSVLFQRFLAPLIFGCISIVGIVGNGLVIIVLLKYANMRTIPNVYILSLALMDFMFVLSLPMVGYQFSTNNWPFGYFMCKLVPGIDGFNQFGSVNIMTMMSADRYVAVVYPLSSMRYRTKKTARIVCGVVFLISFILCTPSWYFMELKVTGYGLTYCIAIPPSWDKEGIYYTLYYACLGFLIPLAIIIVCYSTLLFKILGSKLRIRSDGTGTAQRASKRVSILTVSVIVVFVVCWLPYNVVQLFHQFTTGEVSHAFRIAYTVSSLWCYTNSCFNPIVYTFIGENFKKNVMHLCPFCTSPDDTKLDRYRSNRESSTYIRGGTLRLHSVQHEAPASPPAMATNPTAITDVTSFTEAPANTQTYTFSNNNTHNSCGKE, encoded by the coding sequence ATGGAGGGTAACTTGCATTCTGATCTGAGTACCCAGGTATCTTCAGCCAAGATGTATTCCTTGACAACGCAACATCCAATCTACCAAGGGGAGGATACCACTGACTACTGGGATAACTCCTCATCGGACGCTAACTCAAACGCAACCGAAAACATACAAAGTGTGTTGTTTCAGAGATTCCTGGCCCCCTTGATTTTCGGTTGTATATCCATTGTCGGAATCGTTGGCAACGGTTTGGTGATCATTGTTCTGCTAAAGTACGCCAACATGCGCACCATACCAAACGTTTATATCCTGAGCCTAGCCCTGATGGATTTCATGTTCGTACTTAGTCTCCCGATGGTGGGGTAccagttttctaccaataactGGCCGTTCGGTTACTTCATGTGTAAACTCGTGCCTGGTATTGATGGATTTAACCAATTTGGGTCCGTAAATATAATGACAATGATGAGCGCTGACCGTTACGTTGCGGTAGTCTACCCCCTCTCATCGATGCGGTATCGCACCAAGAAGACAGCCCGCATTGTTTGCGGAGTAGTTTTCCTCATTTCGTTCATCCTGTGTACTCCGTCTTGGTATTTCATGGAACTTAAAGTTACGGGTTACGGATTGACATACTGCATTGCTATTCCCCCGAGCTGGGATAAGGAAGGAATCTACTACACGTTGTATTACGCCTGTTTAGGATTTTTGATTCCCCTCGCCATCATCATAGTGTGCTATTCTACTCTACTCTTCAAGATTCTCGGGAGTAAACTCCGAATTCGCTCCGATGGGACCGGCACAGCTCAGCGGGCCTCCAAGCGTGTCTCTATCCTCACCGTATCAGTCATCGTTGTGTTCGTAGTGTGCTGGCTGCCGTATAATGTCGTACAACTCTTTCATCAGTTCACCACGGGTGAGGTATCTCACGCGTTCCGTATTGCTTACACCGTGAGCTCTCTATGGTGTTACACTAACAGTTGTTTCAATCCGATCGTTTACACCTTTATAGGGGAGAACTTCAAGAAGAATGTCATGCATCTTTGTCCGTTCTGTACATCGCCTGACGATACCAAACTGGACAGGTATCGCTCCAACCGGGAGAGCAGCACTTACATCCGAGGGGGGACACTTCGTCTTCATTCCGTTCAGCATGAGGCACCGGCCAGCCCACCCGCAATGGCAACCAATCCAACTGCTATCACCGACGTCACATCGTTCACAGAGGCACCGGCAAATACCCAGACCTACACGTTTTCAAATAATAACACGCACAATTCGTGCGGGAAAGAGTGA